A stretch of the Poseidonibacter parvus genome encodes the following:
- a CDS encoding nickel-dependent hydrogenase large subunit: MSKLHGKDGNFHQTDSNGNKHIIVDPITRIEGHLRIEAVIDKDNTIIDAWSSSTMFRGIETIVKNRDPRDVGLMTMRICGVCTGTHYQRSIEAVEDAFDVTIPKNARIVRNLIQGSLQVHDHFVHFYHLHALDFVDIISATKADPVKTAKEAEKWAKIAGTTPYIAGATDFKDIQDRIVKFAKEGRLGIFGNGYWGNKGYKLTPEQNLIGVAHYLKGLDVQRRMSKMHALFGGKSPHPQSIVVGGVTCVQDIQNPARIALFQELLRETTDFVKRAYLPDIYMAGTAYAEEATDSSQSFHGTKHKGTLGKAIGGSGGGLLSFMSYGDFRLDDTGFYNSALFLPAGVILDGDISKVHELDEDKITEDVTHAWFEGTGEPEHPYVGTTIPEYTGLDKKDDGYAYLKTEGKYSWIKSPLYDGRKVEVGPLARMVIGYAKGDKVITKYVGDFLKRSGLPISVLFSTVGRTAARAIETEMIADGMKEWASELAKNAANGDLSTWTSFDFDEVSKDCKGRGMAEAPRGALGHWIVIKDGLVSNFQAVVPSTWNAGPRGPNGEIGAYEASLIGTKVANPEEPLEIIRTVHSFDPCIACAVHVMDTNGKELAVYKVDPTSAF, from the coding sequence ATGAGTAAATTACATGGAAAAGATGGTAACTTCCATCAAACAGATTCAAATGGGAATAAGCATATTATTGTTGACCCTATTACTAGAATTGAAGGACATCTTAGAATTGAAGCTGTAATTGATAAGGACAATACAATTATTGATGCATGGAGTTCTTCTACTATGTTTAGAGGAATTGAAACTATTGTAAAAAATAGAGATCCAAGAGATGTTGGATTAATGACTATGCGTATTTGTGGTGTTTGTACTGGTACACATTATCAAAGATCAATTGAAGCTGTTGAAGATGCATTTGATGTAACTATTCCTAAAAATGCTCGAATTGTACGTAATCTTATTCAAGGTTCACTTCAAGTACATGATCACTTTGTACATTTTTATCATTTACATGCTCTTGATTTTGTAGATATTATTTCAGCTACAAAAGCTGATCCAGTTAAAACTGCAAAAGAAGCAGAGAAATGGGCAAAAATTGCAGGAACTACTCCATATATTGCAGGAGCTACTGATTTTAAAGATATTCAAGACCGAATTGTAAAATTTGCAAAAGAGGGTCGTTTAGGTATTTTTGGAAATGGATATTGGGGGAATAAAGGATATAAACTTACTCCTGAACAAAATCTTATTGGTGTAGCACACTATCTTAAAGGGTTAGATGTACAAAGACGTATGTCTAAAATGCATGCACTTTTTGGTGGTAAATCTCCACATCCTCAATCAATTGTTGTTGGTGGAGTTACATGTGTTCAAGATATTCAAAACCCTGCTCGTATAGCTCTTTTCCAAGAATTATTAAGAGAAACTACTGATTTTGTTAAAAGAGCATATCTTCCAGATATCTATATGGCAGGAACGGCTTATGCAGAAGAAGCAACGGATTCATCTCAATCTTTTCATGGTACTAAGCATAAAGGTACATTAGGAAAAGCTATTGGTGGTTCTGGTGGAGGATTGTTATCATTCATGTCTTATGGTGACTTTAGACTTGATGATACAGGATTTTATAATTCTGCATTATTTTTACCTGCTGGTGTAATACTTGATGGAGACATTTCTAAAGTACATGAACTTGATGAAGATAAAATTACTGAAGATGTAACTCACGCATGGTTTGAAGGTACAGGTGAACCAGAACATCCTTATGTTGGAACTACTATTCCTGAATATACTGGACTTGATAAAAAAGATGATGGATATGCTTATCTTAAAACAGAAGGTAAATATTCTTGGATTAAATCTCCACTTTATGATGGACGTAAAGTAGAAGTTGGACCACTTGCTCGTATGGTTATAGGATATGCAAAAGGCGATAAAGTTATTACTAAATATGTTGGTGATTTTCTTAAGCGTTCAGGTTTACCTATTTCAGTATTATTCTCAACTGTTGGAAGAACAGCCGCACGTGCAATTGAAACAGAAATGATAGCAGATGGTATGAAAGAATGGGCATCAGAGCTTGCAAAAAATGCTGCTAATGGTGATCTTAGTACTTGGACAAGTTTTGATTTTGATGAAGTAAGTAAAGACTGTAAAGGTAGAGGAATGGCAGAAGCTCCAAGAGGAGCATTAGGTCACTGGATTGTTATTAAAGATGGATTAGTATCTAACTTTCAAGCAGTTGTACCTTCTACTTGGAATGCAGGACCAAGAGGACCAAATGGTGAAATTGGGGCTTATGAAGCATCATTAATTGGAACAAAAGTAGCAAACCCTGAAGAACCATTAGAAATCATTCGAACAGTACATAGTTTTGACCCTTGTATTGCTTGTGCAGTACATGTTATGGACACTAATGGTAAGGAGTTAGCTGTATATAAAGTTGACCCTACTAGTGCCTTTTAA
- a CDS encoding hydrogenase small subunit produces the protein MNIANDESVKKLFTAESAKVDTNKGDTYYEKLYESCQQRIEDLKKLAPLNNRMDFTESIEEQGLERRDFLKWASATTAMLMLPASFTPLVAEAAVLMNRVPVIWLELQDCAGNSEALLRSDGPKIDEIILDIISLEFHEALQAASGHQAEKQMNDAMEHFKGKYLLFVEGAVPLGLNGNYGTIGAIGETFVDHLHRASEGAAAIVAVGSCATYGGIPAAAPNPTDAVGVMDVVKGKPLINIPACPANPSNMVGVILHYVLTGSIPELDSLLRPKFAFGYRIHDNCERRAHFDAGEYVEEWGDEGAKNNFCLYKVGCKGPMTFNNCSIIRYNEGVNWPIGVGRGCIGCSEPDFWDKYAYERPMANANIKAPTGGVEKTVDEFGLGLLTAAGVGIAIHAAASAVAGKKEKAGELNE, from the coding sequence ATGAATATAGCAAATGATGAATCTGTAAAAAAACTTTTTACAGCAGAAAGTGCTAAAGTTGATACTAATAAAGGTGATACATATTATGAAAAACTATATGAATCTTGTCAACAGAGGATCGAAGATTTAAAAAAACTTGCACCTCTAAATAACAGAATGGACTTTACAGAAAGTATAGAAGAACAAGGTCTTGAACGAAGAGACTTTTTAAAATGGGCATCTGCAACTACAGCTATGTTGATGCTTCCTGCATCTTTTACACCATTAGTAGCTGAAGCGGCAGTACTTATGAATAGAGTTCCTGTTATTTGGCTTGAATTACAAGATTGTGCAGGTAATTCTGAAGCACTTTTACGTTCAGATGGACCGAAAATTGATGAAATTATTTTAGATATTATTTCATTAGAATTTCATGAAGCACTTCAAGCAGCTTCTGGACATCAAGCTGAAAAACAAATGAATGATGCAATGGAACATTTCAAAGGAAAGTATTTACTTTTTGTTGAAGGAGCTGTTCCTTTAGGTTTAAATGGAAACTATGGAACAATTGGTGCTATAGGTGAAACATTTGTAGATCATTTACATAGAGCATCTGAAGGTGCCGCAGCAATAGTAGCTGTTGGTTCATGTGCAACTTATGGTGGTATACCAGCAGCTGCTCCAAATCCAACTGATGCAGTTGGAGTAATGGATGTTGTTAAAGGTAAACCACTTATTAATATTCCTGCCTGTCCTGCAAATCCATCTAATATGGTTGGTGTTATATTGCATTATGTACTTACGGGTTCAATTCCTGAACTTGATTCTCTTTTACGTCCTAAGTTTGCATTTGGATACAGAATCCATGATAACTGTGAACGACGTGCACATTTTGATGCTGGAGAATATGTAGAAGAATGGGGAGATGAAGGGGCTAAAAACAACTTCTGTCTTTATAAAGTAGGATGTAAAGGTCCTATGACTTTTAATAACTGTTCTATTATTCGTTACAATGAAGGTGTAAATTGGCCTATTGGTGTAGGGCGTGGTTGTATAGGATGTTCAGAACCAGATTTTTGGGATAAGTACGCATATGAACGACCAATGGCAAATGCTAATATCAAAGCTCCAACAGGTGGAGTTGAAAAAACAGTAGATGAGTTTGGTCTTGGATTGTTAACAGCTGCTGGTGTTGGAATTGCAATACATGCAGCAGCAAGTGCTGTTGCGGGTAAAAAGGAAAAGGCAGGAGAATTAAATGAGTAA
- a CDS encoding nickel-dependent hydrogenase large subunit yields the protein MITKQLIDQIEGEASVYFDMKNEKVNFSTIAFPHFRGIENILKGKNALDALVITPRVCGICGHAHLMSSVRAIEDAYKNAGYEVHLSKKAKKIREFTLVMEIIQNHLKWVYMVLIPELSKLRNSNEENYTLKGAYGARLATKAISLLGGQWPHSSYMVPGGVTSDPTYIEILQAQSILKDLIQFFEKESLGVNLDEFLTYKTPKEISVGEADVSKIEEHLIELGMQEKGLAYDRFIMLGDHLFINPIKMKQTRPFSVDIKHVSTVESYSPNEKTYARNAMYKDDYYEVGSLSRMMSLQIPLIKNIHRRYKDSAYSRVIARIYELAHLMKHANELLSTISISENSCNKPISIEKVTASGIGIVEAPRGPLIHKVDIENGIINKYEIITPTQWNIGSSTKDKLTPVQKTMFGHTKAEALFIFRTFDVCSVCTTH from the coding sequence TTGATTACGAAACAACTGATTGATCAAATAGAAGGTGAAGCATCTGTTTATTTTGATATGAAAAATGAAAAAGTTAATTTTTCTACTATTGCTTTTCCTCATTTTCGAGGAATCGAAAATATTTTAAAAGGAAAAAATGCTCTTGATGCTTTGGTAATTACTCCTCGTGTATGTGGAATATGTGGTCATGCTCATTTGATGTCTAGTGTAAGGGCTATAGAAGATGCATATAAAAATGCGGGATATGAAGTACATTTAAGTAAAAAAGCAAAAAAAATACGAGAATTTACTTTAGTAATGGAAATAATACAAAACCATTTAAAGTGGGTGTATATGGTACTAATACCAGAACTCTCAAAATTAAGAAACTCTAATGAAGAGAATTATACCCTAAAAGGTGCATATGGAGCTAGATTAGCTACGAAGGCTATATCGCTTCTTGGAGGACAATGGCCTCATTCTTCATATATGGTTCCTGGTGGAGTCACTAGCGATCCAACTTATATAGAAATTTTGCAAGCACAAAGTATACTTAAAGATCTTATACAATTTTTTGAAAAAGAAAGTTTAGGAGTTAATCTAGATGAGTTTTTAACATATAAAACACCTAAAGAGATTTCAGTAGGGGAAGCAGATGTTTCTAAAATAGAGGAACATTTAATAGAATTAGGCATGCAAGAAAAAGGATTGGCTTATGATAGATTTATAATGTTAGGGGATCACCTTTTTATTAATCCTATTAAAATGAAACAAACACGGCCTTTTAGTGTTGATATAAAGCATGTTAGTACTGTTGAATCTTATTCTCCAAATGAAAAAACTTATGCAAGAAATGCTATGTATAAAGATGATTACTATGAAGTTGGTTCTTTATCACGAATGATGTCTCTACAAATACCTTTAATCAAAAATATTCATAGACGATATAAAGATAGTGCTTATTCTCGTGTAATTGCACGTATATATGAACTAGCACATTTAATGAAACATGCTAATGAGCTATTAAGTACTATTTCTATTTCTGAAAATTCATGTAATAAACCTATCTCTATAGAAAAAGTAACTGCTAGTGGTATAGGTATAGTTGAAGCACCTCGTGGACCTTTAATTCACAAAGTTGATATAGAAAATGGAATTATAAATAAATATGAAATTATTACTCCTACTCAATGGAATATTGGAAGTTCTACTAAAGATAAATTAACTCCTGTTCAAAAAACTATGTTTGGACACACTAAAGCAGAAGCACTTTTTATTTTTCGTACATTTGATGTATGTTCTGTTTGTACTACACACTAG
- a CDS encoding hydrogenase: MHLNPETKLRIIWIQGVTCNANIHSFLNLPSLPSLLDNLDMVYHPSLTSLHTLEEITLLETSCDVLIFEGAYDPLLKRNDVLVKNILKHYSLNAKYVIALGSCASFGGIFKASAPERNSGLIFNEKEEFGPLLDSKAKVINLSGCPIHPEWLSYTLNMIINKREVPLDNLYRPLELYSNLAHHGCTRNEYFEWKIDTKGFGKKEGCMFYEQGCRGPMTHASCNKILWNEVSSKTRVGTPCFGCTEPDFPRSNLYSTKTNMSIPQDVPLGVPKRTYLTMTGMAKTFSIKRLEGKLIDYETTD; the protein is encoded by the coding sequence ATGCACTTAAATCCAGAAACTAAGCTTCGTATTATTTGGATACAAGGGGTTACTTGTAATGCAAATATACATTCTTTTTTAAACTTACCATCACTACCATCTTTACTTGATAATTTAGATATGGTATATCACCCTTCTTTGACATCATTACATACTCTTGAGGAAATTACTTTATTAGAAACTTCATGTGATGTATTAATTTTTGAAGGAGCATATGATCCTCTTTTAAAAAGAAATGATGTATTAGTTAAAAATATTTTGAAACATTACTCTCTTAATGCAAAGTATGTTATTGCATTAGGAAGTTGTGCAAGCTTTGGTGGAATATTTAAAGCTTCTGCTCCTGAGCGAAATAGTGGACTTATCTTTAACGAAAAAGAAGAATTCGGACCACTTCTTGATTCTAAGGCTAAGGTGATTAATCTTTCAGGGTGTCCGATTCATCCTGAATGGCTTAGTTATACTTTAAATATGATTATAAATAAAAGAGAAGTACCACTTGATAATCTTTATAGACCTTTGGAATTGTATAGTAATCTTGCTCATCATGGATGTACAAGAAATGAATACTTTGAATGGAAGATTGATACAAAAGGTTTTGGGAAAAAAGAAGGTTGTATGTTTTATGAACAAGGGTGTCGTGGTCCAATGACACACGCTTCTTGTAATAAGATTCTTTGGAATGAGGTTAGCTCTAAAACACGTGTTGGAACACCGTGTTTTGGTTGTACTGAACCAGATTTTCCAAGATCAAATCTTTATAGCACAAAAACAAATATGTCTATACCACAAGATGTGCCTCTTGGTGTTCCCAAAAGGACTTATTTGACTATGACAGGAATGGCAAAAACATTTAGTATTAAAAGACTTGAAGGAAAACTCATTGATTACGAAACAACTGATTGA
- a CDS encoding TetR/AcrR family transcriptional regulator, whose protein sequence is MARVTKEERKSIIVLSALKLFSQKGFYMTTIPDIAKYVGMSVGSFYNYFTSKDLLAKELVIFISEYLGKRIREINEEKISTEEKISKIVSMYFTMAEEKPEMIEYFLRVYLSNREIFGKECKGMICVSSFVTEMMIFFDEGVECGELHNQDFFSAFGLFMGYLGGMVFLHGEEILPGSLDEYKKDISENIFNALKSRN, encoded by the coding sequence ATGGCAAGAGTAACAAAAGAAGAAAGAAAAAGTATTATAGTCTTATCTGCATTGAAATTATTTTCGCAGAAAGGTTTTTATATGACAACTATCCCTGATATTGCAAAATATGTTGGGATGAGTGTTGGTAGTTTTTATAATTATTTTACTTCTAAGGATTTATTAGCAAAAGAGCTGGTTATATTTATTTCAGAATACCTAGGTAAACGCATTAGAGAGATAAATGAAGAAAAAATAAGTACTGAAGAAAAGATTTCAAAAATTGTTTCGATGTATTTTACTATGGCAGAAGAAAAGCCTGAAATGATAGAATATTTTTTACGAGTTTATTTATCAAACCGTGAAATTTTTGGGAAAGAATGTAAGGGTATGATTTGTGTTTCATCTTTTGTTACGGAAATGATGATCTTTTTTGATGAAGGAGTAGAGTGTGGTGAGTTACATAATCAAGATTTCTTCAGTGCTTTTGGACTTTTTATGGGTTATTTAGGTGGTATGGTTTTTTTACATGGGGAAGAAATTTTACCTGGGTCTTTAGACGAGTATAAAAAAGATATTTCTGAAAACATTTTCAATGCACTTAAATCCAGAAACTAA
- a CDS encoding PAS domain-containing protein, producing MNETVLKEEAFLVSETDSKGIITFTNEEFCEVAGYTSEELKNQPHNIVRHKDMPKAAFEDLWSTVKSGKVWQGYVKNATKLGGFYWVFATVYPYKDANGNESYISCRRKPSREDIKKAEELYQTMR from the coding sequence ATGAATGAAACTGTATTAAAAGAAGAAGCTTTTCTTGTTAGTGAAACAGACTCTAAAGGAATTATTACTTTTACAAATGAAGAATTTTGTGAAGTTGCTGGTTATACATCAGAAGAATTAAAAAATCAGCCACACAATATAGTAAGACATAAAGATATGCCAAAAGCTGCATTTGAAGATTTATGGAGTACTGTAAAATCTGGAAAAGTTTGGCAAGGTTATGTAAAAAATGCAACAAAATTAGGTGGTTTTTATTGGGTTTTTGCAACAGTTTATCCCTATAAAGATGCTAATGGCAATGAGTCTTATATTTCTTGTAGAAGAAAACCTTCAAGAGAAGATATTAAAAAAGCTGAAGAACTTTATCAAACAATGAGATAA
- a CDS encoding methyl-accepting chemotaxis protein, which translates to MNSMSLAKKSAWVTIIVTLVMLIIGYFILNKYKNDLQQQVYNDTSVELNYLASEKLRSKLDVGISNAISIANDGMIKNALSLNDRLLSIKALESLSKNMKAHTPFKNIKVHVHTKDNKSFLRSWKSDKFGDDLSSFRSSVVKVNNTKNSVNTFEVGKAGLSIRSVVPIMDNENNHLGSLEFMQGVNSVAKSFDKIGDGFLLLMDSSLSVAKVDEKKKLNKYIISQKFVNEEILSDLKNINFDELIKNKYLLDDKYFYSFIDIKDFNGKKLGIAVTIRNIHKVEVAVNNASSIIWVALTILVIALLLTMIISIINMKKNIITPILNLKDSIDQIKNNSSLDSTRIEVKSKDEIGDVVTSFNEYLDSIDEGLNQDKLVIDETRIVIEKVNTGLLNDRIKGKAHSVEVDSLVIEINNMISTMQSNLAQLSNVLVDLANAKYDKPIPEIEGLTGSVASLFSGTKVTQSTINEVMCLIDESNYKLTNSASELSDASKSLSDSSNAQAASLEQTAAAIEEISATIDKSSQSATKMAQYAQNVTKSNEVGKDLAFKTSESMEHLSVEVNAIYESISVIDQIAFQTNILSLNAAVEAATAGEAGKGFAVVAAEVRNLASRSAEAAKEIKDLVESATSKAKDGKEITTKMISGYNELNENIGTTIELIEDVATASKEQQLAMSQINDTVNSLDQATQQNASLASTINEMADVTTSLAVQLQSAVNKTSFDKEAKKRICDTDMIFDINKLKSDHISFKNVNFAECKSGHTFKVKNHHECNLGKWIDANSNSEFAKTKEWEELLEAHSRVHTMVQDTVDLYAQDYDNGQIFAVTRNIETNIEIVFDKLNKIREINCGN; encoded by the coding sequence ATGAATAGTATGAGTCTTGCAAAAAAGTCAGCATGGGTAACTATTATAGTTACTTTAGTTATGTTGATTATTGGTTATTTTATTTTAAATAAGTATAAGAATGATTTACAGCAGCAAGTTTATAATGATACAAGTGTTGAATTAAACTACTTAGCTAGTGAAAAACTTAGATCAAAGCTAGATGTTGGTATATCAAATGCTATCTCAATTGCAAATGATGGAATGATAAAAAATGCTTTATCTTTAAATGATAGATTATTATCTATAAAAGCATTAGAATCATTATCAAAAAATATGAAAGCACATACTCCATTTAAAAATATTAAAGTTCACGTTCATACAAAAGATAATAAATCTTTTCTACGATCATGGAAAAGTGATAAGTTTGGAGACGATTTAAGTTCATTTAGAAGTAGTGTTGTAAAAGTAAATAATACTAAAAATTCTGTTAATACTTTTGAAGTTGGAAAAGCAGGACTTAGTATTAGGTCTGTTGTTCCAATTATGGATAATGAAAATAATCACTTAGGTTCATTAGAATTTATGCAAGGTGTTAATTCTGTTGCAAAATCTTTTGATAAAATTGGTGATGGTTTTTTATTACTTATGGATAGTTCACTCTCTGTTGCAAAAGTTGATGAAAAAAAGAAATTAAACAAATACATTATTTCACAAAAGTTTGTTAATGAAGAAATATTAAGTGATTTAAAAAATATTAATTTTGATGAATTAATTAAAAATAAATATTTACTTGATGATAAATATTTTTATTCTTTTATTGATATAAAAGATTTTAATGGTAAAAAACTTGGTATTGCAGTAACTATAAGAAATATTCATAAAGTAGAAGTTGCTGTAAACAATGCTTCATCAATAATTTGGGTTGCCTTAACAATTTTAGTTATTGCTTTATTATTAACAATGATTATTTCTATAATAAATATGAAAAAAAATATTATAACTCCTATTTTAAATTTAAAAGATTCAATTGACCAAATTAAAAATAATTCATCATTAGATTCAACAAGAATAGAAGTAAAATCAAAAGATGAAATTGGTGATGTTGTTACAAGTTTCAATGAATATTTAGATTCTATTGATGAAGGATTAAATCAAGATAAGCTTGTTATTGATGAAACTAGAATAGTTATAGAAAAAGTTAATACAGGTTTATTAAATGATAGAATTAAAGGAAAAGCTCATTCTGTTGAAGTTGATTCATTAGTTATTGAAATCAATAATATGATTAGTACTATGCAGTCAAACTTAGCTCAGTTATCTAATGTATTAGTTGATTTAGCAAACGCAAAATATGATAAGCCAATACCAGAAATTGAAGGTTTAACAGGTTCTGTTGCATCATTATTTTCTGGTACAAAAGTTACTCAATCAACTATTAATGAAGTTATGTGTTTAATTGATGAATCAAATTATAAATTAACAAATAGTGCAAGTGAATTATCTGATGCATCTAAAAGTTTAAGTGATTCATCAAACGCTCAAGCTGCATCATTAGAGCAAACAGCAGCAGCAATTGAAGAAATTTCTGCAACTATTGATAAAAGTAGTCAAAGTGCTACAAAAATGGCTCAATATGCGCAAAATGTAACTAAATCAAATGAAGTTGGAAAAGATTTAGCATTTAAAACATCTGAATCAATGGAACACTTAAGTGTTGAAGTAAATGCAATATATGAATCAATTTCAGTAATTGATCAAATTGCTTTCCAAACAAATATTCTTTCTTTAAATGCAGCAGTTGAAGCAGCAACTGCAGGAGAAGCAGGAAAAGGTTTTGCAGTTGTTGCTGCAGAAGTGCGAAATCTTGCAAGTAGAAGTGCAGAAGCGGCAAAAGAAATAAAAGATTTAGTTGAAAGTGCAACATCAAAAGCAAAAGATGGAAAAGAAATTACTACTAAAATGATTAGTGGTTACAATGAGTTAAATGAAAATATTGGAACTACAATAGAGCTTATTGAAGATGTTGCAACAGCTTCAAAAGAACAACAACTTGCAATGTCACAAATAAACGATACAGTTAATTCATTAGATCAAGCAACACAACAAAATGCATCTTTAGCTTCAACTATTAATGAAATGGCAGATGTTACAACATCTTTAGCTGTTCAATTACAAAGTGCTGTAAATAAAACATCATTTGATAAAGAAGCAAAAAAAAGAATTTGTGACACAGATATGATTTTTGATATAAATAAATTAAAATCAGATCATATTTCATTTAAAAATGTTAACTTTGCTGAATGTAAATCTGGACATACTTTCAAAGTTAAAAATCATCATGAGTGTAATCTTGGTAAATGGATTGATGCAAATTCAAATAGTGAGTTTGCAAAAACTAAAGAATGGGAAGAGTTATTAGAAGCACATAGTAGAGTACATACTATGGTTCAAGATACGGTAGATTTATATGCACAAGATTATGATAATGGACAAATATTTGCAGTTACAAGAAATATTGAAACAAATATTGAAATTGTATTTGATAAATTAAACAAAATTAGAGAAATCAACTGTGGGAATTAG
- a CDS encoding TonB-dependent receptor plug domain-containing protein encodes MNSCYHSIYRSYYKKRNYTDPLTFDGSTNTKFSANVTIDTLESGLTYILNDSNIITTGLEYRKETRDSGAINPIASSSEFVTKIVKYKSLFIQDEIEFSDTLNAIIGARYDNISNADNKITLQAGLVKNLTDNTSIRANYAQGYRTPDIAELYVNSMYYKGAKRYGAEVINTIKTEAYDLKPEQSQTFELSLSNKYKNLSSTFTIFNNKVKDKIDLVSYNDSNSSTKYYTSENIDKVDIKGAEVSFDYSLNKNIDFGINATYLKTEDESTGKELTYTPDISVSFNTNYKITDAFNTNLMLRYIGKQFTNSTNTEEANAYTLVDLGAQYQINKNIEYYIGIDNIFNKEVDEEIGTNVGTYYFTGLRMTF; translated from the coding sequence ATGAATTCATGTTACCACTCCATATATAGATCATATTATAAAAAAAGAAACTATACAGATCCATTAACATTTGATGGTTCTACAAATACAAAATTTAGTGCAAATGTTACTATTGATACTTTAGAATCAGGTTTAACTTATATTTTAAATGATTCAAATATTATTACAACAGGTCTTGAATATAGAAAAGAAACTAGAGACTCGGGAGCAATCAATCCTATTGCATCATCAAGTGAATTTGTTACAAAAATTGTAAAATATAAATCTTTATTTATTCAAGATGAAATAGAGTTTTCTGATACGCTAAATGCAATTATTGGTGCTAGATATGACAATATTTCAAATGCTGATAATAAAATCACCCTTCAAGCAGGACTTGTTAAAAATTTAACGGATAATACTAGTATTAGAGCAAATTATGCACAAGGATACAGAACACCTGATATTGCTGAACTTTATGTTAATTCTATGTATTATAAGGGAGCAAAAAGATATGGTGCTGAAGTTATTAATACTATTAAAACAGAAGCTTATGACTTAAAACCTGAACAGTCTCAAACGTTTGAACTATCATTATCAAATAAATATAAAAACCTTTCATCTACATTCACAATCTTTAATAATAAAGTAAAAGATAAAATTGATTTAGTCTCATATAATGACTCTAACTCTTCTACAAAATATTATACATCAGAAAACATTGATAAAGTTGATATTAAAGGGGCTGAAGTTTCTTTTGATTATAGCTTAAATAAAAATATCGATTTTGGAATAAATGCAACATATTTGAAAACAGAAGATGAAAGTACAGGAAAAGAGTTAACTTATACACCTGATATTTCTGTTTCATTTAATACAAATTATAAAATCACTGATGCATTTAATACAAATTTAATGCTTAGATATATAGGTAAGCAATTCACAAACTCAACAAATACTGAAGAAGCAAATGCCTATACATTGGTTGATTTAGGTGCGCAATATCAAATCAATAAAAATATAGAGTATTACATTGGTATTGATAATATTTTTAATAAAGAAGTTGATGAAGAAATTGGCACAAATGTAGGGACTTACTACTTTACTGGTCTTAGAATGACTTTTTAA
- a CDS encoding transposase — MRKSKYSKEFKDSTVQLILNDGESVVKVAKDLGLNTKTLYHWVTIYKKAHNIPIRDINSSSKESDNEELKRLRRENKILKQERDILKKAAAYFAKETL; from the coding sequence ATGAGAAAGAGTAAATACAGTAAAGAGTTCAAAGATTCCACAGTACAATTAATTTTAAATGATGGTGAAAGCGTTGTAAAAGTAGCAAAAGATTTAGGTTTAAATACAAAGACATTATATCATTGGGTTACTATATATAAAAAAGCTCATAATATACCAATACGAGATATAAATTCTTCTTCTAAAGAAAGTGATAATGAAGAACTAAAACGACTGAGACGTGAGAATAAAATACTAAAACAAGAAAGAGACATTTTAAAAAAGGCAGCAGCATACTTCGCAAAAGAAACTCTATAA